The following are from one region of the Nicotiana tomentosiformis chromosome 7, ASM39032v3, whole genome shotgun sequence genome:
- the LOC138895201 gene encoding uncharacterized protein: protein MAEKLKKLTWRVLGVEGGKGIEENAPDVFYIQILKKKPAETFREYATRWRSEATKVRPVFEEEQMNNFFVRAQDPQYYERLIVIENHKFSNIIKLVDRIEEGIKSGMGTNFEVLQATNKALQSRGISK from the exons ATGGCAGAGAAACTCAAAAAACTTACATGGAGAGTCTTGGGTGTTGAAGGTGGGAAAGGCATTGAAG AGAACGCGCCAGATGTTTTCTATATCCAAATCCTCAAGAAGAAACCGGCAGAAACCTTCcgtgagtatgctactcgttggagatcagaggccaCAAAAGTAAGGCCAGTatttgaagaagaacaaatgaacaatttctttgttagagctcaagatccgCAGTACTATGAAAGGTTGATAGTCAttgagaatcacaagttctcaaaCATCATCAAGTTAGTAGAtaggatagaagaaggaatcaagagtggTATGGGGACTAATTTCGAGGTGCtgcaagccacaaataaagccttgcAATCAAGAGGTATCTCAAAGTAG